The sequence GTAACATAATCTTTTAATCTGATATTTTACGGAAGTAGTATCTATAATAAGTGAACAATATCCACTTATCTTTATTGTGAAACGTGAACATAATGAGCTCTTAAAATTTTCGTTGATTCCatggaaattaatattcatttatgCAACTCTCCAGCTTCCTTTTTTAAAACGGTATCCTCTCGgcttttgaatattaattttaagcATTCCCTTAAGGGCTTTACCAAGAAtgagaatttgttttttaattattttttttttcatttattactcTTGAGACTGAGAAAGCGTTGCAGTTATTTTGCTTATAACCGAAGAGTACTTACTCTCcggtattattataattattttgatctCAGGAAACCATTTTCTTGACGTTCATAtatgaaattcaatttcatcCATAACGACCTAAACTAATCTAACCTGTAAGAATTAAATGTTATTCATACAACGATTTGAATAGCTAGCATAATCaacaaactttatatttatgtcaggtgtcaatttgaattttgattccTGAATCCTATGAATgtgatagtttttttaaaagaaaaaccaaaattgaaGACTGCACAATTCTAAATACATAATAtgagtaatttttaatattattatacacTTATACACCGccgatgatgaatacataagtattcgaaagctcggaatacaTATTAAACACACTGGTGTTTTATTTGCCGAATTTTAGCTTTTCTCCAATTAGAGTCTGGTTGCAGTTTCCATTACATTACTGACTTATAACAGGGTGTGGAAAAGAGTCCACGGTGGATAGTGAACTCGCTAATTTagagatgaaatatttttatatcaaaaatcaaagtGAGCTGGAAACTCATTCTGTGGGTATGTATGTGAATGTCCCGGCCACTACTCAACACGGCGGTGCacatcaaaaattgaaattaattttttccaacagACTGTGCGATTTTTTAACAGTACGCTGTAGCTAACAAATGATTGAGTACTATTTGGAAATTACTGCCTTACGTTGACTAGTAATTCAGAAGAAACAAATAACCATTTGTGTCGATATGCTTCTGCGAAAAACTTTTGTAGGATTCCGGTTTTCAAATTCCCACGTACTTGATTGTCTTATTTTAAACATTGTATCATAGTACACATAGTACCTATAGCGTTGATGCTAGTTATACTCATCCACAAAAATAGCTCAATCTCACGTTAAATCCCAAAACGATTTTGTTTACTCAGTTCAAATACAGCGGCGATGAATTTATTATAACGGTCTCTTATCATGCTGTAGGATGAGATGTTACTACATTCGATAATAAAGTACATTTATACACtcttaattatgaaaataacaagaGTTTTCATAGGTCAATTCTATTTAATAGGGAATGCAATTTTCACACTCAcataaaagacaaaatattgtgtttgaggttatgtttagtAATCTTAAGTTCGCTTCAGAAATATTAGTGACAGTAAAAAACGGGCAGTGTTGCCAGGTCTAAAATATGAATAACAATCCCTGTGAACATTAACTAAGAAATAATTCAGTGACGGAGATAAGTATCTAATAGAGCAATATAAtcaatagatttgaaaattaagAAACTTCATATATAGTATTCATAGTTGTAATAAGAAACAGTCAAGCAGTCTAAATGGATATCCATACTCCGACAATTGAATAATTATGGGGAAATCGGAAACAAAGATAAGTTATAgccatttatcaattttctacaacttactccatctatcaatattttttgtactatcTACTAACTGTTCTAAATTAGATTCAGCATGAATATGTACCTAAAATATTCTTATACGCCCTCCATAATTCATTAACTTCACTTTCAAATCTGATattaaatcaaaagaaaatccAGATTGCACTAAGATATAAATCAAGTTGCTATTTCAATAAAAGggacaataaattattaaaaaaactttcaagtGTTACAATGTCCCTCACCCCAAGTAAAACAACCTGTGCTAGATCATAAATCGATTCCGAATTTTCGCCTGTCTCTTACCATACGTTGCCATATGCGTAAAATATTGAGAGCTtgtaatttttcgattatttaggGAGGAACGGGAGTGTGCAGttcctttcttttttaaaaataatagaatgtGTGCCCGGTTACGAAGGGATCCAGAGGACTTTATTGTAGGTTATAAAAATGTCACGTTGatgtataaattcaaatttattggttttttgaAGATGTATTTTATATGTGGCGTGATTTTCAaatcactatttttttatatagataacaaatgtcaatttattttattgtttatggCAGAACTTGAAAAGTACTACTCAACAATATCCTTTTGATGATTAACATTGAAGCATTCATtcatgataataatttttgggaaagaaaatttgacgtttgacttttctttaagtctttatcaaaatatgatattcacactgacaatttgcgtatttatattgatcaataaatcaccttcatcatgaatatcaaaataagaataaaatcaaactagagctttgttctaataagaaaaattcatttttccttagtccttacatcttaaatatgtagcagtacttcaatcaaattatttgtagttttattagaatttacaaaatagagctataaattatttaggtcttttttatcatttataccTTCCGTTTTTGtaaatgtgaaccatttctaaaaattctctttttcgtgtattagattccgttccaagaatttttgaatctttataattgaatttatgtttttttgatacttcgttaatgcagtttcattttttttatcgtattgatgaccttttagtctattttctaaatattgagaggtctgcctatgtagacagcgtcacaattagtacaaggcacttgatatataatattacttcttttgttttttggtgttttagattttaatttagtgaaatatttggataatgtattatgtcctttatgacttatacgaatataatatttattaaaataaattgatagttgttgggaaagtccttgtacatatggtaaggaaaaaggttttatgttttgatgttttgtttctgttctgttttttaattgattgtaatctctgtttttccttttcttgaatatcttttttataatttttaccggataattattttctttcaatgcagtttttgctttttgaatagctaagcatctaaattcaggatctgatagttggatcgataatcagccaaacttattatcactgatcttttttgtgacataggatgacatgaattgaagttcaaatatctttcGTACATTTTTTAGATGTAGGGActaaggaaaaactaatttttcttattagaataaAGTTCtagtttcattttattcttattttgatattcatgatgaaggtgatctattgatcaatataaatacgtaaATTGTCAGtgacaatatcatattttggtaaagacgagaagtcgaaacgtcaaattttatcttccaaaaattattaaaaaaaaactaattttaaaacagaagagacctaaaatcaagaacattaagCAGAACACTTTATATCACATCATTATTCTCACTTCATCTACTCACTCGTTGagttttttgcatcaagtcccggaacaccctacatatgtaaaaacatttttcatgaagACATAGAGATCATTTGGAGGGTGGAGGATTACACAGAGGTagcataataataaaagttcgATAACTACTTAAACTAACtacataaaaatcaaaaaacaatatacacaaaaatatataaaaacgtaaAACTCAACAAGTTAATTGCACGCTTCTAGGAAATtaagaaagttataaaaaagtaacttggagttttctgtttttattgttttattgatgaAGCTGTACCtgtattaagtattttcaaatggAGCTGGAGGTCCATAGAGGTCGACATAATTTGCAACACGAATATATATTTCAGTTGATTTATCTGGATTTTTAGtcccttttcataaaaaaacacgCAAAAGATTGACATTTCGACCTATTTTggtattcataatattttctgctaaaagagacctaaaatcaagataaatcaaaacgaaaacatataagaaaataattttctttcaactttttaccctatatatatatatatatatatatatatatatatatatatatatatatatatatattgataaagaccgaagtaggtcgaaacgtcaaatttttatttgctattttatattttaaactgCGTTTaagcattttctttttattttctagtGTGAGGAATCCCTCTCCGCAGGTGACATCGGAGTATTTGCTAGTCGAGCCGGCCCTAACACCTGCTGGCATCCCGCATGTTTCTGCTGCACTGTTTGTAGAGAGCTACTCGTCGACCTCATCTATTTCTATAGGGAGGGTCGATTGTATTGCGGCCGTCACCACGCCGAAACTATCAAGCCAAGATGTTCCGCTTGCGATGAGGTACATATACTAGAATAGTATATAATAAGCTGTATTGACAAGTTTATCCGCCAACCTTATAGTTCAAAAACAGATTTACAAAATAGTAATATTTCATTCCAAGCCTGTTTTGTAAAAGTTGCTTTATTTCTGTTTGAGATATTtagtattttgtaataaatgtagTAAACTGCAATCATATGAAAATAGAAGTGCTGCATTTGAAGAATcctatcaataaaaaaaaataccatcttcaataaactataataatgaGACCTATTCGAAACcgaaaagaaataataatatatcacgtaaagataaaataaatgtatttttgagGTATTACTCAGTCATTGTTTACTTTCATATTGGCAGTTTTCAGAGATATTGTTGGATTTCAATAGTAAGTTAAGATCAAATATCTTGGAACAATTAAAACGTCTTGCGATGTTGTCCGATGTCCATTTGCTATTGTTTCCCATGTTGCAGTCTTCCTCTCTTGGTCCTAGCTTGCTTCTTGTTTTATTCCTTCCATCCATGTTTTCCTGAGTCTCCCTTTTTTTCGGTTTTCTGATGATATCCATCTCATTACACCAATTTGTTCTTTAATTCTCTTATTAGTCACTCTTTCCAATCTTGCTGTCCTAAGTGACCTTCTCATTGCGTCCATTTCTGTAGGAcctattttacttttttcatttgtttttttagtcGCCCCGTCTCTGATCCATGTATTAACGTGCTTTTGAAATAGTATCATATGTTCCTATTTTTCGTTGTTTGCCTACCTTTGGATTACGTAGAATCCTATAAAGTgcttttattatctattttgcCTTGTGTATTTCGGTGTCATCTGtctctttattaaaatttatgctTAAATATCTATAGCTATCACATTTCtttattctttcaatattttccagaaTAAGATCCGTGGTCTTTTTACTAATACAGAGATATTGTGTTATTGTTATATTGATTTAAAGACCCCATTTTTCGTACTCTTCTTTAAGTTTTCTCGCCAGATGCCATTTCTCGTTTGCACATATCACTTGATCATTTGTAGAGTGTAAAAACAAGTATCGCTGTCAATCTTTATGCCCATTCTTTGCATTTTCTTTTCCACTCGCAGAGTGCTTTTGTCATATATATATCTTAAAAGTGCGGGAGAGATGCAGTAAATGTCTCCAATTAATACCAAGGTCATATGTCTTGTACAATAATGTCACATATATGTCAGGAAATTTTCCCTCCCTTTTTAAGAGCTAGACAAACTAATTTTAGACCGATATTATGGCATGTCTAGGTGGTAaattaattcacaaattttgaatacatatGTCAACAAATACTATTGTTGTTGTTGCCTTTTGTAAGTAATAACTTTCTTAGCTTCTGTTCCATATACATGAAATACAAGATTAAATAGGATTTAGTGATTTCACTAACAtcgtatgttttttttttagataattctCGCTGACGAATGCACAGAGGCAGAAGGTCGAGCTTGGcatatgaaacatttttcttgcTCGGAATGCGAGCGACAACTGGGTGGTCAGAGATACATCATGAGAGATGGAAGACCTTACTGTTTGCATTGCTTTGATGCAATGTTTGCTGAATACTGCGACTCATGCGGGGAACCGATAGGCGTAGATCAAGGTCAAATGTCACATGAAGGTCAACATTGGCATGCAACTGAAAGCTGTTTTTGTTGTCACACCTGCCATACGTCTCTGCTAGGGAGACCTTTTCTTCCCAGAAGAGGAGCTATTTACTGTTCCATAGCTTGTAGTAAAGGAGAACCTCCTACGCCAAGTGATTCTTCTGGTCCAAATACTAGGATACCACGTCATCCCATCAAAAATAGACCTCAAAGACCTCCATCTCCCAACGAAAGTAGTACACCTCCATTATCACCTTCGACAAGAAGGCATTTGCCTCCCCGATCTCCTACTGCTTCCTCTCCTTCCTCTCCTCCAGGTCAATATGTTAATAGATCTCCTACTATTACCAGGTCCCCAAAAATGGGTCGAAGAGCATTACAAAGATCACCAAAACCTATTTCAATACCTAGCACTCCTACACTATCAGATACTGGGACCAATATctcacaaaatgaaaatataaatgaagaaaCAACACCCAAAGGGTTACCAACTTCCTCCCCCAGCTGTCGAGGCTTAGATAGAGTATTATTAGAAAGAAATTTGGAACGGCTACTAACTGAAAGGGGTAACCAGGGACATTCTTcagatttagaaaaattattattagcaaGGGATCGAAGTAGAGAACCTTTACATTTAGCTGATTTAAGTATAGATGAATGGAGTACTCGATCTGTTTCTGATAACAAGAAGGAAGAATCTGATAAACAAAGTAATAACGCTGGAGAAAAAGATTCTAGTGCTGGTAATATTGATGAGGCTCCACAACATGCGTCTTCCATGCCCGAACTTGCCATACCAGGAGGTTCAAGCGATACAGGTAATTCAACAACCCCAGGGTCACCTAGTAAAAAAGGGAAAGGTCCACTTAGTGTTAGGTTTCAAGGAGATAATGAGGGATTTGAAGGAGACGAATATGATAACGCAAGCTTAGAAGCTTCTAGAAAGTTTCCTAGAAGCAAAAGTTATTCCGGTAGACCAAAACATGCAAGCGATAATCTTCCAAGAAAAGGTAAATCAAGAAAAGAACATTGTTCAATTCCTCAACGTGATAGAGCAAGCTCAAGATCCAAGGAAAGAGAAGATGATACTGAAAGTTACTGTTCAACTTGTTCTTCAAGTTCTTCTAGTGACGACCTTGATTATCAATTGCCACCAAGAAGAGCCTATGGTGGTGTTAGAATATCTTATGTTCCTAACGACACTCTTGCCATAGCTAGACGGAGACAAGCTACTATTCAAAAATCTCCTAGTAAAAAGGGAATGACAATTGATGATAAAGATAAAAACTGTGTTATATCGTGATTCTCGACCATGGTATATAGTTTATCCTCTTTTATGAAATTGGGAAGATGACAAAATTAATTACTTTcctatttatttttacttgtacaaataatgtgaaatattaGGATTATAAACTACAGGTTCtcattatgtttttaaaaacaaagtaagCAGCTTTATaaatagatgaagaaacaaGTGATGATATCgttgaaaaatataactttttcatcacattgattacaaaattatactataacttcgaataaaaatatattacttattttaattctgataaatgtaatgaaattgATTTTGGCACTCACAAACTCCAATATATGTCAATTAAAGTCAGACAAAATGTCGACTGAATCATCTACCTAATTCAatacattttgttattaatGTACTTATTCAATAAACTATAGTTTAATACCAAGAATAAATTGCCATAAAATGATTcagaaagaaataattttgtatccATCCGAATATCTAGCAAAGTTATATCACATATTATcacttgaaaattttaattctatattACTCTAAAGAATCTATATTCTTATTATCcacaaaaataaacataccTCCTCactaatcacaaaaaaattgaggtatttattaatacatttcgAATATGACCTTCAATATATCatttctggaaaaaaaattgcagtATGTCATATTGCTAAGCTCTAATCATTAGGTTACTAGTGAAAATAGACCCAGTCACTAAAAACATTGTTAGTTTTAAACACAAAAGAGAGAATGAAACACTGGAAAAttatagatttttcaaaattaatatttcaaattggaAATACCCAAAGCCATTTGAACTACTCTGGTTTAATTTCACAACgttattcaattttacaaaataaactaagTAGCTACCTATATAATTTGGACAGTGTAAAATTTTACAGCTCTTACagttgttatttttcaaaattccaaacgTTCTTCATAATTTTACTACAGTTCTATTCAAACCACTCCATCAGTTCACaagcaaaaattgattttgatgaaatgttatttcatatatttcaaaattgtatttataattaatcTCATTAATCCCATTCTTATTGGACAAACAATTGCCAAATAGTATcaatgaaattgaatatttatccAGGGTATGTAATGACAGAACAAAATTAGATGCCTTGATGTATCTATCCCATGTATTTAAGTTTATAGTGTAGATTATTATATGtacaatatattcaaaaagtCTGGAATGAGAACTATCCTATATTTTAGCAACATAATATTTGTGACAATTAATGtattagataaatttattttcattacctATTATTAGTTTACTAGATCAGTTGATCGAATTGATtccatgaaaatattcaaacttaaATCTCTAGCTCAAAATTAGGAAAACAAACACACAGTGCATGAAATAATAGATgctgaatatatatttatcaacaaatttgcatttatcaggaaatatttaaaaatgttcaaaaggGTTAATGTGAAGGAACtctaattttcaatatcatacTCCTTCTTATTATTGCAAAACTAATTATGATGTTGTCAATATAACTTTTACCACAGGATATccaatattttggttaattgCTTCTTTCTTTATCTTATTATATTGACTTTGTCGTTAGAGTAAGGAAACATATCAAGAACAGATTGATGATTTTAGAATTATGGTACATGACATTTTAAATATGAGGAAACAACTTATATGGAACACAGCTCCTGCTATAGTTGTAAGCAGAATGGTACCTACTGATTAACTCGTACTTGCTTGTTTGTTGTTGTGCTGGCTCTTTTGTCAAGGTATAAGGTCCATATCAAATGTCACACTCCTCTTCATTATCCCATTTAcctatataaaataatagaaataatttgacccataatataaatgtttttttttgtatgtaaatttTCAGGCTACATTTGCTATGTTGAGTTATAATTTTTGAGTTCAAattctttgtatttttattaatgtgtGGATAGATTTACAatgtaaatttgataaaaaatgtacaacttaaaaaaactattttgcaTCCTTCAGACCAGACCTATGAAGTAAAATATCCAAGTACTTAAAAGTACAAATCTTTTGGTTGACATACCTCTACTATTTAAGAATATCCCACTTTTCCGGCATATTTTCTACACGAAATTGAGCGAATTCtcgttttcattttcatttgcaTATTTTATCAAAGTATATCTTGACCCTTTCTTCacatatttaattgaattcatAATTAACTAATATTGATCGTACTCTCCTATACCATTCTGCACCTGTTTCGTATCCTCTTCCTTAAATTGACGACTAAGAGATTTTAGCGACCATTTGTTAAGGCTTGTAGTTCGGAAGACTCCTGTTTTTCTCGATACTTGATTTTGTATAGGattaagcaaaaaatttatatttgggTCTTGTGAAATCAAAGGTGAATGCctgcattaatttttttaagaagtaCCAATCTATATATTTTAACTACAAATGTGTAATCTGACTATCAAGTGTGGTGGATTAGAGATTTGAGGACGTTGACGTATTTTAGATAGTTTCTCTATGATTTTCTGGCAGTTCAATATTATCCTAGATGTGTATTTCTTAATTGTGATTGAGTTAACCCTCTACTCcatgaattattatttgttcaGTCAAAAAATCAAGTATCATAAAACATGATTTTAATTGCTAATTGAGAGGTATATCCCTATATTCAtgatctttttttaaatatctttgtCTTTAGGTAACAGGAGAAGAGCCCACATAAACCCATTTTAGATAGGTATACCCGGAGTTTTCGAAGGGTCGGATGGCCTATTATCCTCTTCTTATTTCCAAACAACATTCTTCATTCTACCAAGATATAATATATTTGCGGCAGTATGGCCTCTATGGGAAGTAAAGGTGAATGAGGATGAATGTGGTTCTCGTTATTGAAACTGGGAAGTTtcttcaatttaataaatatagatTGTACATAGAAATGGGCTCATAATAAAAGGCTTCAATCGTGCATGCTTTTAGTTCGTTGACAATATTTATTGGTTCATAGTCTATGTATTTGTAAACTAAGTGGGCACTTCGCCCGACGCGCGATGTACTTTATTATATAAAGGTATGGAAGAAAGAACCTGTTTTTTGGGGTCGTGCTGCAGTTTTTGTTTGGTAAGATAacattgaatgaaaattgataCGTTGGATGGAGATGAGCTGGAGATATTTTGAGAAACTATGGATCTATAATTAGAGATAAATAAAAGGTGcggtgaaatttttttcatcagcTATACGTTATGTAACCAAATTAGTTACTTAAGAAGCATCTTAAAGGATTTGCAATGTGTATACTCCGAAAGGTTTCCAAGGtcagaattattagaaaataaactagGTTCACGGGATGAACTACGTTGGAAATTTGCAatttctcgacgtttcggcttCTAAAATGTAGATATTATCGAGTAAGGAAGGAAAGGGTGGTTATTCATTCATTGATAAGAAGGGATCCAAACAAAGAACCCCTTTTGACTGATTCGAAGGCATAGAACCCCTTTTGACTGATTCGAATACATTAATCTGCCTTCTCCTTGGAATTCCAAGAAGCTATGCTTACCAACACCGTGAATACTATCACTATCAATGCTGATTTTGAGCAACTAGTGAGCTAACCGTCTGAACCTTTTAAAATTAAGGGATTTATAAGCAGGTTTTAACTTTTCGGTGCACTTTATTGTTATTGGCGGGTTAGGCAACAATGTGTGGAGTGCGTCTTCTCGctgagttttataaaaaaaaatttaattttatgaacaCTGGAAACATTAGAACTGAGCGAGGGAAATCAGAAAGGGGTTAATGAAGAGAATGTTTCCAGGTTATTGGTAACCTCTAATTATCGTTTAAACACAAGGATAAAGTCAAAGTAGAAAACGAAATGacgagaattttcaaattttcaacgcGAATCAACCCGTGAACCTAGTTCATTCGATGTctttaaatattacaaaacaaagAGGGGTCCACTAACACAATTGGTTGCCAATCACTCTTTCTATTTGTTGCTCaatgctgatttttttccatacactataaaattcattatctttCTTGACCTAACTATTCTCAAAACCAT comes from Diorhabda carinulata isolate Delta chromosome 8, icDioCari1.1, whole genome shotgun sequence and encodes:
- the LOC130897272 gene encoding protein prickle-like isoform X1 — its product is MKSIFDVYFIFSLLEYSTLDIQMSNTALKRENTSASANVLMCRQWWKVCWMYGDQEKYYRQLYGKKSENIEKSSSQGLQYFQNFYENALADEKNETRVCESFSVDEIRTPSPNKDGNSSPGLGSLELDESVCRNYQYSNSMSNNNDGGIGPISPPVLLSPSGKLPSPGGKLPSLDPTDRFLGKGSPFSPSNGDPQRHSQSDDDSGCALEEYTWVPPGLRPDQVHLYFSALPEDKVPYVNSVGERYRVRQLLQQLPPHDNEVRYCHALSDEERKELRLFSAQRKREALGRGAVRQIPGSMQCDGCEESLSAGDIGVFASRAGPNTCWHPACFCCTVCRELLVDLIYFYREGRLYCGRHHAETIKPRCSACDEIILADECTEAEGRAWHMKHFSCSECERQLGGQRYIMRDGRPYCLHCFDAMFAEYCDSCGEPIGVDQGQMSHEGQHWHATESCFCCHTCHTSLLGRPFLPRRGAIYCSIACSKGEPPTPSDSSGPNTRIPRHPIKNRPQRPPSPNESSTPPLSPSTRRHLPPRSPTASSPSSPPGQYVNRSPTITRSPKMGRRALQRSPKPISIPSTPTLSDTGTNISQNENINEETTPKGLPTSSPSCRGLDRVLLERNLERLLTERGNQGHSSDLEKLLLARDRSREPLHLADLSIDEWSTRSVSDNKKEESDKQSNNAGEKDSSAGNIDEAPQHASSMPELAIPGGSSDTGNSTTPGSPSKKGKGPLSVRFQGDNEGFEGDEYDNASLEASRKFPRSKSYSGRPKHASDNLPRKGKSRKEHCSIPQRDRASSRSKEREDDTESYCSTCSSSSSSDDLDYQLPPRRAYGGVRISYVPNDTLAIARRRQATIQKSPSKKGMTIDDKDKNCVIS
- the LOC130897272 gene encoding protein prickle-like isoform X2; this translates as MSNTALKRENTSASANVLMCRQWWKVCWMYGDQEKYYRQLYGKKSENIEKSSSQGLQYFQNFYENALADEKNETRVCESFSVDEIRTPSPNKDGNSSPGLGSLELDESVCRNYQYSNSMSNNNDGGIGPISPPVLLSPSGKLPSPGGKLPSLDPTDRFLGKGSPFSPSNGDPQRHSQSDDDSGCALEEYTWVPPGLRPDQVHLYFSALPEDKVPYVNSVGERYRVRQLLQQLPPHDNEVRYCHALSDEERKELRLFSAQRKREALGRGAVRQIPGSMQCDGCEESLSAGDIGVFASRAGPNTCWHPACFCCTVCRELLVDLIYFYREGRLYCGRHHAETIKPRCSACDEIILADECTEAEGRAWHMKHFSCSECERQLGGQRYIMRDGRPYCLHCFDAMFAEYCDSCGEPIGVDQGQMSHEGQHWHATESCFCCHTCHTSLLGRPFLPRRGAIYCSIACSKGEPPTPSDSSGPNTRIPRHPIKNRPQRPPSPNESSTPPLSPSTRRHLPPRSPTASSPSSPPGQYVNRSPTITRSPKMGRRALQRSPKPISIPSTPTLSDTGTNISQNENINEETTPKGLPTSSPSCRGLDRVLLERNLERLLTERGNQGHSSDLEKLLLARDRSREPLHLADLSIDEWSTRSVSDNKKEESDKQSNNAGEKDSSAGNIDEAPQHASSMPELAIPGGSSDTGNSTTPGSPSKKGKGPLSVRFQGDNEGFEGDEYDNASLEASRKFPRSKSYSGRPKHASDNLPRKGKSRKEHCSIPQRDRASSRSKEREDDTESYCSTCSSSSSSDDLDYQLPPRRAYGGVRISYVPNDTLAIARRRQATIQKSPSKKGMTIDDKDKNCVIS
- the LOC130897272 gene encoding protein prickle-like isoform X3 encodes the protein MSNNNDGGIGPISPPVLLSPSGKLPSPGGKLPSLDPTDRFLGKGSPFSPSNGDPQRHSQSDDDSGCALEEYTWVPPGLRPDQVHLYFSALPEDKVPYVNSVGERYRVRQLLQQLPPHDNEVRYCHALSDEERKELRLFSAQRKREALGRGAVRQIPGSMQCDGCEESLSAGDIGVFASRAGPNTCWHPACFCCTVCRELLVDLIYFYREGRLYCGRHHAETIKPRCSACDEIILADECTEAEGRAWHMKHFSCSECERQLGGQRYIMRDGRPYCLHCFDAMFAEYCDSCGEPIGVDQGQMSHEGQHWHATESCFCCHTCHTSLLGRPFLPRRGAIYCSIACSKGEPPTPSDSSGPNTRIPRHPIKNRPQRPPSPNESSTPPLSPSTRRHLPPRSPTASSPSSPPGQYVNRSPTITRSPKMGRRALQRSPKPISIPSTPTLSDTGTNISQNENINEETTPKGLPTSSPSCRGLDRVLLERNLERLLTERGNQGHSSDLEKLLLARDRSREPLHLADLSIDEWSTRSVSDNKKEESDKQSNNAGEKDSSAGNIDEAPQHASSMPELAIPGGSSDTGNSTTPGSPSKKGKGPLSVRFQGDNEGFEGDEYDNASLEASRKFPRSKSYSGRPKHASDNLPRKGKSRKEHCSIPQRDRASSRSKEREDDTESYCSTCSSSSSSDDLDYQLPPRRAYGGVRISYVPNDTLAIARRRQATIQKSPSKKGMTIDDKDKNCVIS